A section of the Kribbella sp. HUAS MG21 genome encodes:
- a CDS encoding Imm1 family immunity protein: MPLVAESWENSVAAIYVDDRLNQAGAPDHELLVAVDYQDKAKGALRYMGDTGAYITKGSGHDADTVLYYYMGSDREFPRDSLLSLDEIRVAVREFLTSGGEQPSAVEWQEAR, from the coding sequence ATGCCCTTGGTGGCGGAGTCGTGGGAAAACTCAGTAGCAGCCATATACGTCGATGACCGTCTCAACCAAGCCGGCGCTCCCGATCACGAACTGCTTGTTGCCGTCGACTACCAAGACAAGGCAAAGGGTGCGCTGCGATACATGGGCGATACCGGCGCTTACATCACCAAGGGAAGCGGCCACGACGCAGACACAGTTCTGTACTACTACATGGGGAGCGATCGGGAGTTCCCACGGGATTCGCTGTTGTCCCTTGATGAGATTCGCGTCGCGGTCAGGGAATTCCTCACCAGCGGCGGCGAGCAGCCGAGTGCGGTCGAATGGCAGGAAGCCCGTTGA